The following proteins come from a genomic window of Achromobacter sp. AONIH1:
- a CDS encoding helix-turn-helix domain-containing protein, which translates to MSQTLLRSAPKQFLDCASWKESISSAFVPLEVSALHPGRFRSSVADDELAWLRVSELHTSAQRVSRSRLQANQSESAGYKVTLQLSGRSEIRQASRRALLAPGEWGVYDTTRPYEVDVDDNAHFLVMQVPGRQVQAWEPYMQNAVARVFSARQGCGRMAMDLLRVALGEHAHLSESAARDAANAVMQMMGLDISERAGGRADQEQAGLRQAQLRRVQQHILENLHDPELSPAMAAAALRVSRRYLYNLFAQASTTPADFILSARLERCRDMLCDAAQAARQIGDIAFRYGFSDAARFSHAFRRRYGVSPSEYRRRAVENATGR; encoded by the coding sequence ATGTCCCAAACCCTGTTGCGCAGCGCGCCCAAGCAATTCCTGGATTGCGCCAGCTGGAAGGAGAGCATCAGCAGCGCCTTCGTGCCGCTGGAAGTGTCCGCGCTGCACCCTGGGCGTTTTCGCAGCAGCGTGGCCGATGACGAATTGGCGTGGCTGCGCGTGAGCGAGTTGCATACCAGCGCGCAGCGCGTCAGCCGCAGCCGGCTGCAGGCCAACCAGTCCGAGAGCGCCGGCTACAAGGTCACGCTGCAGCTGTCTGGCCGCAGCGAGATCCGGCAGGCGTCGCGGCGCGCGCTGCTGGCGCCGGGCGAGTGGGGGGTGTACGACACCACGCGGCCCTACGAGGTCGACGTGGACGACAATGCGCATTTCCTGGTGATGCAGGTGCCGGGCAGGCAGGTCCAGGCCTGGGAGCCTTATATGCAGAACGCGGTGGCGCGGGTATTCAGCGCGCGCCAGGGTTGCGGGCGCATGGCGATGGACCTGCTGCGCGTGGCGCTGGGCGAGCATGCCCATCTGTCCGAGAGCGCGGCGCGCGACGCGGCCAATGCCGTGATGCAGATGATGGGGCTGGACATCAGCGAGCGCGCTGGCGGCCGTGCCGACCAGGAGCAGGCCGGGCTGCGCCAGGCGCAACTGCGCCGCGTGCAGCAGCACATCCTGGAGAACCTGCACGATCCCGAGCTGTCGCCGGCCATGGCCGCGGCCGCGTTGCGGGTGTCGCGACGCTATCTGTACAACCTGTTCGCCCAGGCCTCGACCACCCCGGCGGATTTCATCCTCAGCGCGCGCCTGGAGCGCTGCCGCGACATGCTGTGCGACGCCGCCCAGGCCGCGCGCCAGATCGGCGATATCGCTTTCCGCTACGGCTTTTCCGACGCGGCGCGCTTCAGCCACGCGTTCCGCCGCCGCTACGGCGTGTCGCCTTCCGAGTACCGGCGCCGCGCCGTCGAAAACGCGACGGGGCGCTGA
- a CDS encoding cytochrome c — translation MNGTRRFVGGPRRHAAVLALALLAPLAAWSQDRAASGEATLRAAARADYVLQCAGCHRVDGRGSTRHGIPDFRDSVGHFTRLPAGREYLIRVPGAAQSQLSDADLAAVLNWVLASFSAAQLPADFQPYTQAEVAAARPRRYDDVVPVRHALGRELAERGFPLSEYSYGSHRQP, via the coding sequence ATGAACGGGACCAGGCGTTTCGTCGGGGGGCCGCGCCGGCACGCGGCGGTCCTGGCGCTCGCCTTGCTGGCGCCGCTGGCGGCCTGGTCGCAGGACCGGGCCGCCAGCGGCGAGGCCACGCTGCGCGCGGCGGCGCGCGCGGACTACGTGCTGCAATGCGCCGGCTGCCATCGGGTGGACGGGCGCGGCAGCACGCGCCACGGCATACCGGACTTCCGCGATTCGGTCGGCCACTTCACGCGCTTGCCGGCCGGGCGCGAATACCTGATCCGCGTGCCCGGCGCGGCGCAGTCGCAGTTGAGCGACGCGGACCTGGCTGCGGTGCTGAACTGGGTGCTGGCTTCGTTCAGCGCGGCGCAGCTGCCGGCGGACTTCCAGCCCTACACGCAGGCCGAGGTCGCCGCCGCGCGGCCGCGTCGCTACGACGACGTGGTGCCGGTGCGGCACGCGCTGGGGCGGGAACTGGCGGAGCGCGGATTCCCGCTGTCCGAGTATTCCTATGGCAGCCATCGGCAGCCCTGA
- a CDS encoding methylamine dehydrogenase light chain produces MHWLDKLGERAARSVAHATSRRSVLNRIGRLFVGAAFIMPVLPVARAAPAAAAKKPQTDETACDYWRYCAVDGFLCSCCGGSMTSCPPGTSPSAVSWVGTCHNPLDGKDYLISYNDCCGKTACGKCMCAAAERERPGYQMFLHNDVNWCMSNESSIFHCTTSVIVGLAKPKP; encoded by the coding sequence ATGCACTGGCTGGATAAGCTTGGGGAGCGCGCCGCGCGCTCCGTCGCCCACGCCACCTCGCGGCGCAGCGTGCTCAACCGCATCGGCCGCCTGTTCGTCGGCGCCGCCTTCATCATGCCGGTGCTGCCGGTGGCGCGCGCGGCGCCAGCCGCCGCCGCCAAGAAGCCGCAGACCGACGAGACCGCCTGCGACTACTGGCGCTACTGCGCGGTGGACGGCTTCCTGTGCTCCTGCTGCGGCGGCAGCATGACGTCCTGCCCGCCGGGCACCTCGCCATCGGCTGTGTCCTGGGTCGGCACCTGCCACAATCCGCTGGACGGCAAGGACTACCTGATCAGCTACAACGACTGCTGCGGCAAGACCGCCTGCGGCAAGTGCATGTGCGCGGCGGCCGAGCGCGAGCGGCCGGGCTATCAGATGTTCCTGCACAACGACGTGAACTGGTGCATGTCGAACGAGTCGTCCATCTTCCACTGCACCACGTCGGTGATCGTGGGCCTGGCCAAGCCCAAACCATGA